Below is a window of Oryza brachyantha chromosome 10, ObraRS2, whole genome shotgun sequence DNA.
ACGACTGTTGACTTAGAAATTTCTTGTGTATCGATCACTGTTGAAGTTAAGACTTGTCGTGGTTGTCCCACGTGAGTCAACGGTCTCCTCTGGTTGCACATTTTTCAGACTACCAAAAATTTAGAGAATAATTAACATTTTATCACTCTTGCATTTGATCATAACAAATTtatcattaatttattattagatcCACGTATTATAGGTACATGAGGGTCCACGTGTAATAGACAGCGGATGCTAAATCTGTtatggcaaaaagttaaatgccttTGTCTACATTAACAAAACAGatttatttacatttatatattatagacaTTTTTATAGGGCAAGTATgtaatcatcttttttttttacggttGGCTGTTGAAAGATATGCTCAATCTTTTTGCTTACgcttgtaattattatttttagatggttaataacacgtgtataaaagtttagacataaatgatgatgatggacCATGAAACTTCAGGCTTGGCGAAGATCCTGAAGAAGTACGACAAGCGcaccggccgcctcctccggctgCCGTTCATCGAGAAGGTGCTCCGGCAGCCCTTCTTCACGACGGAGCTCATCTCGAGGCTCGTCCGCGACTGCGAGGCCACCATGGACGccgtcttctcctcctcctcctcctccaccgtggcagcaacgacggcgccggccggtGACCGGCGGACGAGGAAAGCGTTcaccgacgtcgacgccggcgtggCTCCGATGGCAGACCGGCAGGGCATCTTCCGGAACACCGTCGCCGCGCTGGCGACGATGCAGGAGCTCCGGAGCGGGAGCTCGACGTACGGATGGttctcgctgccgccgatggcggcgccgccggcctcgccggaCTCCGGCGTGCTGCAGTCCATTCAGATCGCCGATCCGATACTCATCTGAAGGAGAATGGAAGCACCcagagaaatttttttatttttttaaacttttttaataaataattttattactaaagcaCTGGAGAAAATATTCTCACCAGGTGAATCTTTTGgtcacgccaccaacattaaCGCCATGCCGACTAGGACAACCAAAAGGTTcagtattaaaaaattatccggtggtttagtaataaattacttACTAAAAaggttaataaaaaaattagcaccCAGACCAGCTgctcgagttttttttttcctaagcCTAATTGCCGGTACTAGATTGTACGAAACGAGTAATGGAGAGATTAGCGATGAGCAAGCTAGTTTGTCTACTTGTAAACTCACATGTAAGAGGTAGAGGACATGTATACacatataagaaaaattcTTCAGCGAAGTCCATCAGTGtgttggctttttttttaacactgGCATGAAACATTTGTCACTCAAGAACAGACAAAAATTAGACTTTTAGCAAGATCACAGGATGCACAGACAGAAAACGGCCACATTCTACACCCTGCATCACCTATGTAGCTTTCTATAGTTTATACAATTCAATTCATTCAGGCATCCGTCACGCCCCCATTGCCTCAACAGTCTACACTCAAAATGCTGCAATGATTTGAAGTTATTGGAAGGAGTTTTCCCAGATTGATCGATTGCAGTCGGATGGTAATTACAGAATTCAACTTCAAGATCAAAACAGCTGATTCAACATCTCCGACCAACGGCACTTGTGCACATCCTAGATACCTTCAAAACGATCACACACTGAGCCTGGTGTGCCTTCTTTCTGTTCTATGAAGATGTCGACTTCCGCCGCACTACCAAGTCATCAGCCGAGTAATACTCAGCAATAAGGCGGTACATGTACGATGGACTGTGCCCTCCACTATATAAAAGTAGTTTACTATGTCAGCAAAGGAACCCGCAGTGGTTTTAATATAAGGGTAATGATTATACAGACTTTATAATAATGGTTGGCATATGTATAAATGCTGTATATATTAGTTCAACAATAAGTCAGAAATAACAATAATCAATTGTAGTTGTTACACATAAGGACCATGTGATATAACTGGAGTTTCATGCCTACACAATGTGCATGATGTATTATGCCCGAAGTATAATGTCATAGCATATAGGGCAGAAATGTTCTCCAGTTTAGTTGATGGTGTATGTGCTGTGCCATACCCAACTACTAATGCAAGCAGTATCAAGTACCATGAATGGATAAGAAAAACCAGCACAGATGACTTACGTATCAGTGATGAAAAGGCTCACAAGCTTTGGTGGCACATAGTCAAATGTTGGATTGACAACATTCAGAAGAGTGCCATCCTGAGTACTGCAGTTCATGCAATTTGAGAATTCGCCAAAGTCAAGCAGATCAGATGGTGATTTAAGTTCATTCAGTAAAACCTCCGGGTTGTGTGGATACAAAGGACACAGCTGCCACgtgaaggaagaaaaaagagtTAAGTTTCTAGACATTGTGATTCAAACCATTATTAATGCTACCAGGTGATGTGAATGTTCAAATAGGGAACATCATTTCTTTATATGATGACTGCTTACAGAAATATTCATAGCTTCAAAGGTTTAAATGCCTTCTCTTGAACATATAAGTGGGATCTTAGTAAAATATTGGTTACTATTATCAACAGTCAGAGGCCATAGTTCTAATCTTCACAAGGACAAGGTATTTTGTTGTAGAActatagaagaaaaagaacagGAATGAATGCAGTTGCTGACAGACACATTGAGCGTAAGCCCAATCTTAACTACTGAAGCTGCAAGTATCAAATAAATGACCTCAGAGCAGAGATAACTAGAAGATTTGTAAGGAACAGCAAATAATGACAAACAATTTGCATTGGACTTCATGAATTAGAAATATCTGGCTATATCATAATTAGTGGGATCCTATTGTGTGATGATTGCATTACATCATGCCAATTGGAGCCTACTTTGTCCAGTCAACAATTCATAGGGACAAGTGAGTTAATTACATGGCAAGAACAACAGCAATAACAACAACATGAGCATTTAGTCCCAAGCAAGTTGTGGTGGGTTGGAGATAAAACCAAAGTCACAACATGTGAACCAAAAGTACtacttaaaataattaacgCAGGAGTAGTACAAGTTAAAAAAAGTGATTTTGGGTTAATAACATCAGAATGCACAAACTGATATTATTGGGCCAATGATAGCATGACATAATCTATCCTTTCAAGATAATGGGACAGTGTATGCTTTATTTAGTTAGGGAATAAACATCTGGGCATGGAAAGCCATAATTAAATGCACAATATACAGAAATCAACCTTGTGACTgccagcaacaacaacaaaggGCACAGCATGCCTTTGAGCAGCGAGAGCAACCATATTCATTCCTACCGGCGCAATAACACCACCATTTGCCATTATGGCATGTGCTCCAACTATAACCTATAAGAGGAATCAGAAGtgttattatatttctaataaatacaagaaaatataaacaataataatcaCCCAGCAGGCATACCATGTTAACACGGGAGATCATAGCAAAGACTGCAGAGTCTGTTATAACAGTAGTTTGTACACCCTTCTCAACCAGCTCTTTTGCAAGAACATGTCCCTGATATCTGATTCAAACATTCAAAAGACAACAATGTATGAAGCGAAAGGTGATTCTACCTATAACTAAACGTTTCACATCAAAGTTAGCAAAGTGCACAGACCTTGGAGCACCTTCAGCAACAAATACACGAAATGATCGTTTTTTCTCCTTAGCAGCATACAGAAATTCTTTCACAGTCCTAGAGCGACCTAGAGTTAGAATTACTTCACTGTATCAAAGAAAAACAGCAGTCAGCTACATTAACATTTGTATAAGGTATATATGTTCGGAGTGTCCTTCAGTATTAAAAGGATAATAGAATCaaattcttataataataaatacacaAGCATTATAGCTGACAGATtctttaaacaaaataatgtaCACAAGCCCAGAAATATTACTACAGTTATTCATAGGCTTAATTATGTAGTACTGGTATCGCAGAGCCATAGGCACAGAATGCTCTTCTTAAGTACTCTGGTCATGAACAAAATGCCATTTTGGATAATGTTTCAAGACAAACATTAAAATGTTGAGCATCAATACATTTTCTACATagaatcaaaaatattttttgaatatttaGTTTAGATGCATGAAAATGTATACATTTGTCTCAAAAAGTACTTGCCTAATATTATCAGCTTTTCcgaatattttgaaacagaaaTTAGTGGCCAAAGTTGCATTTGAAGGGCCATATCagtttatttatattgataGATTTTAGTGACAGACGAAGGTAGTGTAAGAACCAAATGGTACAGATAACAGGTTATTTAGTCATTAGAGTATGGCAGACAATAAtctattcaaaatttgatgaatGCTTCCCTGAATACACATGTCAAACAGcttaaaaatgattttcacCGTGCAAGTACTTCACACAAGcatatatgaaattagttcATCTTAATAGTAACAACATTGTACTGTCGGCAAAATGAAATCATACTTCTGGTGAATATGTTCCACAGCTTGCTCAGAAATCTGGTCATAGCACGTATCAATCTCATCAATTAGATCACCAATGGCTGCAATCACATCATGCTTGAGTTTCCTAGATTTTGAGCTCTTATCTCCAGCTGCTCACATGGAACATATAGAATTTCAGAGGCAAAAGAACATAAATGAATATACAGGCCCTAAAAAGGTAACACaaacttaacaataaattgcCCATATAGTCATATGTCAAAAAGCTATATAactctaaataaatttataaaaaaatcataatgcCTGTACAAGAGTAAGATGAGCATTAAAAAGATTGtgagaaaaatatacatttcCCATCAGAGTCCCCAGTCGACGATGCAGAACGAGAAAGTCCAGTGTTCACAGGAATATCTTCCAGAAGTGTCTGCAAAGACGGTGCCCGGAGGGCATTTCTAGCATGGGCAGCAAGGACAGCAGCAGATAAGGTAGGGTGATCATCATTTCCGCTGTCATATTCATCATCACTGTCAGCAGTCACTGAGAGTCCTTCAATACCAACTGCTGTAGAAGATATATCCTCCTCTTTTATTATATGCAAAACACGTCTCACAATATTTCCAACAGCAAGTTCTGCAAAGAAACAAGAGATTGATATCAGCCCACATTGCTTAGAATCAAAAGGATGAGTGATGTAttatataacaaaaaattaaagcaTTAGAGGTAGCTACAAGCTACTTACATAATATTTGCTACTCTCCTAGTCTCCTATACATACATGGAAATTGAACTAATCAGTCATTGCATTATACAATGCATTATGATGAAAGCACCATTCTGACATCCAAAGAATGAATAATCAACTGGGTAACTCATAAGACCTGCTGACAGATATATATGAtctatagatgattttttaGCAAGGAACATTTAACTATCTTAGCTGataaatattcaaaatattattgtacaTTTGTAATGAACCTACATACTGGAAAGAGAGGAAATAAAGAATTAACAAACATCCATTGAAATGAACAGGTTAGATTCATGAGATCGACATACAAAGAAGAATTCTTTCCTCTTCCAAAAAAAGCCAGAGAAAGATAATGAAATGCTTTTGTTGATACACATGCTCTGATGGAAGGGCTTGTAGTTTCCCAGGAATGGTGGTTTATTATCTCTCCACTTGTATGTCATATTCATATACCAAAGGTGACAGTCATAAAACTGGACATATGCTTGATCAGACATGGATTCCATACCATTCGGAGACAATCAGTGTTTGGTAGTGACAGACTAGACATATAGACCCTCATCGTTTGGCAGCATACTTGCAAAcgagaaataatttgtgaataaattatatatatatatgttcttataacaatctaaaagcaaatgctgaaaaataatctaagatgaaaaaagacccaaaatcaactccaaaatcaaggttggaaaattcaaattttggcttataagcataagcacaagcgaaaagatgaggcagATGCAGTACCCAATACACTACGAATTAAGTTGATTTGCAAGATAAAAGGTTCTACCATTCTATTGAATGGTTCTTGTCCAATAGTATTTTGATTGCCACTTCCTTTTTGAGAGACCAAACATAGGCAATGAAGAAAAGTTTTCGAATTCAAACTCAGGCAATCTATTTCCTAAGAAGTTCATATATTCTGCGAACCCTCCTTATCTAGAACCATGCATTATCTAGAGAATTCAGGTAAACCACGCCAATAGATATACCAACGGGATTAtggcaaaaaagaaatacGCTAAGCATTGGGCGCACCGATGGGGTTGGCGGCGATGAGCTGCTCCCCGACGCCGCGGATGGCGtccgcgagcgccgccgcctggttGGTGCTGCCCATGCGGTGCTGCGACACCACCGACCGCAGCAGCTCCGCCGTCTGCCGCGCCACGGCGTGGGACCCCTCCACCTTTCTGCCCCCACCCACCCCACCCACCACGCGCGGACATGAGCCGAGTGCGTCAAGAGGCGAGGCAAAATCGAGGCAACGGAACGGGGCAGTGCGGAGGGAGCTGCTTACCGGCGCTTGAGCTTGAGGACGaactcgctgacgagtggctGCACGTCCGGCATGGCGGCGAGCGGGATGGGGAGGAGCTCCGattcggcggcgaggcggttaGGGTTTTCGGGGAGGAAAGGGGGAACGAAGGAGATGTTGCAACAGAGGCTGAAACTTTTACGAATTTCACAAATTGGTCCTCTGCTCTATTGCAGGAGTATATGTTTGGGCATACAAATGACTTTAAATCAAACTAAAAAGGTTGTGAAACAACTTTTAAAGTTGTATATCTCGTCaggatttatatatatttttgcaaagatTTTTCCAATCCAAATTTATCTACTactattacaaaaatatagaatatttttattgttcgTTTTTGACAGCGACATAATCCAATGATCCGAAGCATTTCTAGCGCGCAATGACTAGACATAATTGCTGCATAACCCGATAGATAAGGTGTGTCTCAATAAGTGTGAGGTCGTAGGTTCCATCCCTCTGGTGAGTCTtcgtttatttcttttatgcaCGCTAGCGAAACGTTTATGTTGCGGGAAGCCATAGTATTTTTACCGTAATGAGTCagatattaatgaaaaaagcCTATTAGACTAAATGATTAAATCGTATAGTTAATAATGCGGAAGTCGCAAGCTCGAGACCTGCATGGGCCGATAATAATAACTTTACTATTATTTAtctacataaataattttgtatattttaacATATTCTCATTTCTTGTggatcatttttttcatatattttacacattcattataatatcttatgtatattttttgtatttttacgCTTTCTATTTTTGTGTCTATTTTTCTACCCaatctcaaatttattttttattaaacgttttgtttctttctacTCACTCTCATTTATGTGTGTTTCTCTAcctaatctaaaatttattttttgtgttgttCTATACAAtcttttttgtgttttattctgcacaaaaaaaattgtgttttCCTACTTAttctaaaatttctttttgtaTTTCTACACAATCTCAAATTTTCTCTAGTGCTACTTtctcaaatttcttttttatgttttttctatttctacattcttaaatttatttttaaatgctAAACTATTTGCTTTTCTATATTTCTGCATTCTTAAGTTTATGAAACATCTTATGAATTTATAGGTTTTCTACTGGTATATTCTCAAGTTTGAAACATAGTAGTAattcatttttaagttttgaatGAGCATATATCATGTCACGTAAAATGTCTCTGCACTTCTTAAAAATGCCCTCTCGTATGGTGTTCGGTATAGATTTgtataactttataaaaatatattttcattaatatttaaataaaataatatatttactatgataaaaataaaattttattttgtcgtACGTCAATCTGTCCGAATCCGTGACCGCACAACTAGGTCTACCTCAGTTGGAgagaaacaatattttttccgTAGTTGTCACAAGGACAAATTCATTGACTCGGACGATAAGTTGGTGTCATGATAGAAGAAGAGGATTGTGCAGAACTCAACGTAAAAGTGGTCGATGGCCTAGACGAACACAAGTGACCTAAGCATCTCCCAGCAACAGAACAACTCCTTAGCTTCATGAAATTCAAGGGTAATTCAGATTTCAGTACCAACCCGCCAATACTAGCACCACTCGCTACCGACActgtaataaaataattttaaaaatgaaaattaaaaggttCTCAGTAGTCAAATAAAATTGAATGtttgcatcaaataaaaaaatcaaatggagTAGGACTTAGAGAACTGGGTTTAGAATGACATGATAGGGTTTAGTGTgcctctatctttttttttctcaaaagatcacttatcttatttaattagtttatgatgTCGAGCATAATTTACTATCTTCAACTATAACCTTATTGATGCAACATACGCTTCTCAAATCAATTGTATGTTgaccataatttattattcctGACATGATGAgcagtttattttcaaaatgtaCTTTACTTTtgacaattaaaattaacatgTTGCAACGCACTGCCGTTTTTTCTAGTATAGATATAGTTTATGAATGTGTCCCCTACCCTTCTCTTTGGTAAATATAGTGAAtgacaaaatgaaaaaacaattatacaTTAATAGAAAGACAAAATAGAGAATTAGGCATCATTAGAttggaaaaataacaaaaaatacagaagaaagaaaagtcAAATCCACCATCAAACCGTGGTGGATAACTGAGAAAATAAGACTTGAAGTATATCCGGTCCATTCCATGACGAGGTTAGTGATGGCACATCCACACCCAAGAGATGTTTCTTATtttgtgaatatttttatttaaaaattcaaaactaagctctaccaaaaatttatttctagATTTGAACATTTTGGTCGGTTCTAACTAGACTGATATGGTAAGGGTTATTTCACACCAGTCTAACTAGAGTGGCTCTACACCAACCCCTCATGGTGTGGTCATGTTATTTGGACACGTTAGGTAGAGTGTGTGGCCAAAAGTTTTAGATTTGTCACCACTAGAGAAAGACCTTGAAAGCacacttaaaataaaaatgaataacaaATTACCATCAACGACAATGAACCTAGGGGGTCTATATTTGACAAATTCAGTGAGCCCAACTATTATCACTACCGGAAAATAATCCTATGACACTGTTGCTTGTGCACCTCAACCTAATCCGTGCCTgtcaaaaattacaaaaatagagCTCTATTAAATTGGGCCAAGTTGACGTAATACATTGACATTTGTATGTTCAATATGAGGTATGTCGACACGGTCCAAATCAACAAGGATCTCCACTTTGATAGGTCTGGCCAAGAGAGAACCTATCGAACTGGGAGAGTTTGACATAGCCCACAAATCTGATATGATAGGGAGGCAGTCTATCGAAGTTTGATAGAGCCCGCACTGGTGTATAACTCTGTCTGATAGGGCCCTGTGATTTGTCCTCTATTCGATAGGGACCTATCACCCGCGCAAAGTTCGACTAAGCcctaattttacaaaaaaaaaattctcactgacgtatattttttgtaattttatttaaataataatattttttaaaaaattcctatCTTTACTACCTCCACCTGCTTAACTTTGTCACCAAGCAGACCCCTACTCACCCGGGGGCATGGACCTCTTGAAGCCGCCACTACTTCATGGACAAGATGTTGCCCCCCAATTCCTCATCATTGGTGCAAGGAGGTTTGATCCGGGGGCATAGATGATGTGAACGTGagagagggggatgggatcATGATCAACGTCGGAGTAATTTAACTAATCAGAATATCAAAAGTAAGTAACAAGGTCATCAAAGTCATTTTAGAAA
It encodes the following:
- the LOC102700834 gene encoding LOW QUALITY PROTEIN: SPX domain-containing protein 3-like (The sequence of the model RefSeq protein was modified relative to this genomic sequence to represent the inferred CDS: deleted 2 bases in 1 codon) translates to MKFGKRLKKQVEESLPEWRDKFLEYKRLKKLVRLISSSGSGDGGRGEAAFVRLLDGEVDRINAFFLEQEEEFVIRQRELQETVEKAAAGGGGGGRRPAPDAAEMRRVRKEIVDLHGEMVLLLNYSAVNYTGLAKILKKYDKRTGRLLRLPFIEKVLRQPFFTTELISRLVRDCEATMDAVFSSSSSSTVAATTAPAGDRRTRKAFTDVDAGVAPMADRQGIFRNTVAALATMQELRSGSSTYGWFSLPPMAAPPASPDSGVLQSIDRRSDTHLKENGSIRHAPIASTVYTQNAAMI
- the LOC102706130 gene encoding translation initiation factor eIF-2B subunit beta, with amino-acid sequence MPDVQPLVSEFVLKLKRRKVEGSHAVARQTAELLRSVVSQHRMGSTNQAAALADAIRGVGEQLIAANPIELAVGNIVRRVLHIIKEEDISSTAVGIEGLSVTADSDDEYDSGNDDHPTLSAAVLAAHARNALRAPSLQTLLEDIPVNTGLSRSASSTGDSDGKSGDKSSKSRKLKHDVIAAIGDLIDEIDTCYDQISEQAVEHIHQNEVILTLGRSRTVKEFLYAAKEKKRSFRVFVAEGAPRYQGHVLAKELVEKGVQTTVITDSAVFAMISRVNMVIVGAHAIMANGGVIAPVGMNMVALAAQRHAVPFVVVAGSHKLCPLYPHNPEVLLNELKSPSDLLDFGEFSNCMNCSTQDGTLLNVVNPTFDYVPPKLVSLFITDTGGHSPSYMYRLIAEYYSADDLVVRRKSTSS